In the Chroococcidiopsis sp. SAG 2025 genome, one interval contains:
- a CDS encoding efflux RND transporter periplasmic adaptor subunit: MSRKQGHKFRSGMKWLAWSATLAGICLASGLGYFLVFNSTAQPVTVQTIAVETGTVENTIDESGTVKLQGQRTIKSPTEGAVDRVLVQPGNQVKAGQVLVILRYPERQTALANQQLKILEAQATLVRNRQKILEAQEQLIADEKIRKKLDALAQEGAVAQQQVQELEDKVRQNEADIRNAQLEAQNATIQLQIEQLQRQSIQQKLQDTLVRSPLDGTILGVSVKNGDGVELRTDLLTVGDPAQVKIKLLLFPLNAAQVRVNQVARVSAIASNAKTFTGKIQSVYPQAVTPEESQKQSGRSSNGNQSNQPRVPATVKLDTPTRSLIPGSGVNVEIVLKQRHNVLVLNSEVIQRTEQRPFVWVKDSQNKAQKRYLKLGLEGLLTAEVATGLNFGEKVILPPAEATLTPGTPVITQQ, from the coding sequence GTGAGCAGAAAACAGGGACACAAATTTCGTTCTGGTATGAAATGGCTAGCTTGGTCGGCGACTCTAGCCGGAATTTGCTTAGCTAGCGGGCTGGGTTACTTCTTAGTTTTCAATTCTACTGCCCAACCAGTGACCGTACAAACGATAGCTGTAGAAACAGGAACCGTAGAAAATACAATTGATGAAAGCGGTACTGTGAAACTTCAGGGACAACGAACGATCAAGTCGCCCACTGAAGGCGCTGTCGATCGCGTGCTAGTACAGCCGGGAAATCAAGTGAAAGCCGGTCAGGTACTCGTCATTCTCCGCTATCCCGAGCGCCAAACTGCTTTAGCCAACCAGCAATTGAAAATACTAGAGGCGCAAGCGACTTTGGTACGCAATCGCCAAAAAATCTTGGAGGCTCAGGAACAGTTAATTGCCGATGAAAAAATTCGTAAAAAACTAGACGCTTTGGCACAGGAAGGAGCCGTGGCGCAACAACAAGTCCAAGAGCTAGAGGATAAAGTGCGGCAAAATGAAGCTGACATCCGCAACGCTCAGTTAGAGGCTCAGAATGCGACAATCCAACTTCAGATCGAGCAACTTCAGCGTCAAAGCATTCAGCAAAAACTCCAAGATACATTAGTGCGATCCCCCCTAGATGGCACGATTTTGGGGGTCAGCGTCAAAAATGGTGATGGAGTTGAGTTACGTACCGATCTACTGACAGTTGGCGATCCGGCACAAGTGAAAATCAAGCTTTTGCTCTTTCCCCTAAACGCCGCCCAAGTCAGAGTCAATCAAGTGGCTCGCGTCAGCGCGATCGCTTCTAACGCCAAAACGTTTACTGGTAAAATCCAAAGTGTATATCCCCAAGCTGTTACTCCCGAAGAAAGTCAAAAACAAAGCGGTCGTAGTAGTAATGGCAACCAATCAAATCAACCTAGAGTACCCGCAACTGTCAAACTCGATACGCCAACGCGATCGCTCATTCCTGGCAGCGGCGTAAACGTTGAAATCGTACTAAAGCAGCGGCACAATGTCCTAGTCTTGAATTCAGAAGTCATTCAACGCACCGAACAGCGTCCTTTTGTTTGGGTAAAAGATAGTCAAAATAAAGCACAGAAACGATATCTTAAATTAGGTTTAGAAGGATTACTCACCGCCGAAGTTGCCACTGGATTGAACTTTGGCGAAAAAGTCATTTTACCCCCTGCCGAAGCCACCCTGACCCCAGGAACGCCAGTTATCACTCAGCAGTGA
- a CDS encoding TetR/AcrR family transcriptional regulator — protein sequence MNAKIKNQPGRPRSVEADRAIHRATLELLAEVGYDRMSIEAIASRAGVGKTTIYRRYNSKEELVADAIESRREDVEIPDTKNFWSDIDLIIASATQMTLDPLGRQIVALIISTASNNPQFAQVYWAKYLQPRRQAFAAVIAQAKSRQEIATDIDADLVFDLISGIMLYGLVFPPTNESYQAYVRRAVGLVVKM from the coding sequence ATGAATGCAAAAATTAAAAATCAGCCTGGAAGACCGCGTAGTGTAGAAGCCGATCGCGCTATTCATAGAGCCACCTTGGAACTCTTAGCCGAGGTAGGTTACGATCGCATGAGTATAGAGGCGATCGCTAGCCGTGCAGGAGTGGGAAAAACCACGATTTACCGACGCTACAATTCAAAAGAAGAACTGGTGGCAGATGCGATCGAAAGCCGTAGAGAAGACGTAGAAATTCCAGATACGAAAAACTTTTGGAGCGATATCGATTTAATTATTGCCAGTGCTACCCAGATGACCTTAGATCCTCTGGGACGGCAAATTGTGGCTTTAATTATCAGTACAGCATCTAACAATCCCCAGTTTGCTCAAGTTTATTGGGCGAAATATCTCCAACCCCGTCGCCAAGCCTTTGCTGCTGTCATCGCACAAGCAAAAAGCAGACAGGAAATTGCCACAGATATAGATGCCGATCTTGTCTTCGACCTCATTAGCGGGATCATGCTTTATGGATTGGTATTTCCACCTACAAATGAGTCGTATCAAGCATACGTTCGTCGTGCTGTTGGTTTAGTTGTAAAAATGTAG
- a CDS encoding glycosyltransferase family A protein has protein sequence MTKVTVALTTYNRSPLLKLSLASVLAQDYPDFRVMVLDNASTDDTETVVRSLAEDDDRITYIRNETNIGGLGNWNLAIELNTSPYLTILSDDDLMLPGLIGESVRVLDEHPQVGFSFAMVRLIDAAGNSLDLQHTGNISGGLVKGLDFLEQTISWQGCPVYTSSGTLKLSKPKYSRT, from the coding sequence ATGACCAAAGTTACCGTGGCACTAACCACATACAATCGATCGCCATTACTCAAACTCAGTTTGGCAAGTGTCCTCGCTCAAGACTATCCAGACTTTCGGGTGATGGTACTCGATAATGCTTCAACTGACGATACTGAAACAGTCGTGCGATCGCTTGCTGAAGACGACGATCGCATCACTTATATTCGTAATGAAACTAATATTGGTGGTCTAGGTAACTGGAACCTCGCTATTGAATTAAATACTAGTCCTTATTTAACAATTTTGAGCGATGATGATTTGATGCTGCCGGGGTTGATCGGCGAATCTGTCCGAGTTTTAGACGAGCATCCGCAAGTCGGGTTTTCATTTGCGATGGTGAGGCTGATCGATGCTGCTGGCAATTCCCTAGACTTACAGCACACGGGAAATATTTCTGGTGGTTTAGTCAAGGGTCTAGATTTTCTCGAACAGACGATTTCCTGGCAAGGTTGTCCGGTTTATACCTCTAGTGGGACTTTAAAACTTTCTAAGCCCAAATATAGCCGAACTTAG
- a CDS encoding IS701 family transposase — protein sequence MESVSAKTEKHFARSEARLAAYDYIQALLSPVERKNGWQMAEQVGYSNPYRFQHLLGRAQWNADAVCAEIRKYAVEHLKSETDILAIDETGFLKQGEQSVGVQVQYYGTTGHLENCQVGVFMSYISDKGHTLIDRRLYLPRTWSEDQSKRKKGAVPKSITFATKPQLAQQMLESAFKDGIRPAWFVADEVYGNDGSLWWWLEKTAKQPYIRSARSSL from the coding sequence ATTGAAAGCGTTTCAGCAAAAACGGAAAAGCACTTCGCTCGTTCTGAAGCACGTCTTGCAGCGTATGACTATATCCAGGCACTACTAAGCCCAGTTGAGCGGAAGAATGGATGGCAAATGGCAGAACAGGTAGGGTATAGCAATCCCTATCGCTTCCAACATTTACTAGGACGGGCGCAGTGGAACGCGGACGCAGTGTGTGCAGAAATTAGAAAGTATGCAGTGGAGCATTTGAAGAGTGAAACAGATATTTTGGCAATTGATGAAACAGGTTTTCTGAAGCAAGGAGAGCAGTCAGTAGGCGTACAGGTGCAGTATTATGGCACAACTGGACATTTGGAGAATTGCCAGGTAGGTGTGTTCATGTCCTACATTAGCGACAAAGGACATACGTTGATCGATCGCCGTTTGTATCTACCGCGCACATGGAGTGAAGATCAAAGCAAACGTAAGAAGGGAGCAGTTCCAAAATCAATCACATTTGCGACTAAACCTCAACTAGCACAACAGATGTTGGAATCAGCTTTTAAAGACGGAATACGTCCCGCCTGGTTTGTTGCTGATGAGGTTTATGGCAACGATGGTTCATTGTGGTGGTGGCTGGAAAAGACTGCTAAACAACCGTATATACGGTCAGCAAGAAGCAGCCTGTAG
- a CDS encoding transposase, which yields MPVNCDRSDGFQRWLLFRRSLEHPEDPRVSYYQVFAKSDTTLETMVQIAGQRWRIEECFKFAKDQLGLGEYEVRSWHGWHRHITLVLAAQNISHRLTTLL from the coding sequence GTGCCAGTTAATTGTGACAGATCAGATGGTTTTCAACGTTGGTTATTGTTCCGCCGCTCTCTAGAACACCCTGAAGATCCTCGCGTCAGCTACTATCAAGTATTTGCTAAGAGCGATACTACCCTAGAAACGATGGTTCAAATCGCCGGGCAAAGGTGGCGGATTGAGGAGTGCTTTAAATTTGCTAAAGACCAGCTAGGTTTAGGAGAGTACGAAGTTCGTTCCTGGCATGGTTGGCATCGACACATCACCCTCGTCCTGGCTGCTCAAAATATTTCTCACCGTCTTACGACACTCTTGTGA
- a CDS encoding IS701 family transposase, protein MKDQVPAAMPQCFENWCRRFDDVFSRQKQRQEFRVYLGGLLGESQRKNLSQLVTNTVDGSYNSLRHFLNNAPWDEVKLNNRRLEVMHQCRQTTPSQGFTLIVDDSGHRKSGAATDGVGRQYIGEIGKTDNGIVLLTTYLYDGVRRLPLDVALYQHASLFEQGKADPNFQKKPDLALDLVDQCLKRGYRPGVTVIDAGYGNNTPFLKQLESRNLTYVAAIAKNRQVTAQTSGDESARKQGLEAIAQTLAVEQFTPVQLNLEQPRTVWVALLPVHVPKLEGTRWLAIQLNASSFEQATEVDYFLTNASDNQVSAAWVAQTYSARNWVEVFYREAKGWLGLSEYQVRDALSMKRHWVLVFIAYTFILWHQLTGGFRRRWATKPLQTFAEALEAFRTAVEFRLVRWLNEHVDVFASHRAKFGYIWA, encoded by the coding sequence GTGAAAGATCAAGTACCAGCAGCGATGCCGCAGTGCTTTGAGAACTGGTGTCGTCGGTTTGATGATGTATTTTCGCGTCAGAAGCAGCGGCAGGAATTTCGTGTTTATCTAGGGGGACTGCTGGGTGAGAGTCAGCGCAAAAACCTGAGCCAACTGGTCACAAATACAGTAGATGGCTCCTACAACAGCCTCAGACATTTTCTCAACAATGCCCCTTGGGATGAAGTCAAGCTAAATAATCGGCGGTTGGAGGTGATGCACCAGTGTCGCCAGACGACCCCGAGTCAAGGTTTCACATTGATTGTAGATGATTCGGGACATCGCAAAAGTGGTGCGGCTACTGATGGGGTAGGACGGCAGTACATTGGGGAGATTGGCAAGACTGACAATGGTATTGTGCTGCTGACTACCTACTTGTATGATGGAGTGCGACGTCTGCCGTTAGATGTTGCACTCTATCAACACGCAAGTTTATTCGAGCAAGGCAAGGCAGACCCCAACTTCCAGAAAAAACCTGACCTGGCTCTAGACTTGGTTGACCAATGCTTGAAGCGCGGTTATCGACCGGGTGTGACTGTAATTGATGCAGGCTACGGTAATAACACGCCTTTTCTCAAGCAGTTGGAGTCGAGAAACCTAACTTACGTGGCAGCAATCGCCAAAAACCGCCAAGTTACTGCTCAAACATCAGGTGATGAGTCTGCTCGTAAGCAGGGATTAGAAGCTATTGCTCAAACCTTGGCAGTGGAGCAGTTCACACCTGTGCAACTCAATCTGGAGCAGCCCCGGACAGTTTGGGTGGCGCTGTTACCAGTTCACGTTCCGAAGCTCGAAGGCACTCGCTGGCTGGCGATTCAACTCAATGCCTCTAGTTTCGAGCAAGCGACGGAGGTGGATTACTTTCTCACCAATGCCTCTGACAACCAAGTCAGTGCGGCTTGGGTAGCTCAAACATATTCTGCTCGCAACTGGGTGGAGGTCTTCTATCGAGAAGCCAAGGGCTGGTTGGGTTTGAGTGAGTATCAAGTTCGGGATGCTCTGAGTATGAAGCGTCATTGGGTTTTAGTGTTCATCGCTTACACCTTCATCCTTTGGCATCAGTTGACCGGCGGATTCCGCAGACGTTGGGCAACCAAACCCTTACAAACCTTTGCCGAAGCATTGGAGGCATTCCGCACCGCAGTCGAGTTTCGTTTGGTCCGCTGGCTTAATGAGCATGTTGATGTATTTGCCTCTCACAGAGCTAAGTTCGGCTATATTTGGGCTTAG
- a CDS encoding ABC transporter ATP-binding protein, producing the protein MIIFLARKTLRYLLPYRLLFLVAIAQVILLNALELLKPWPLKLIIDNVQVGGQPLPWEFLKGLSREQLLLAICIGLVLIYLLWGSLSLLHNYTTISIGQRMVNDLRGDLYSHLQCLSLAFHNRQQVGDLLYRIATDTYAIQSLTMNTAIPILSAVVFLVGMFVIMVQLDPLLTFLALSVCPALFITLSLLNRPINKAATQSHQQESVVYSLVQRNISAMRIIQAFTREDEEHSKFMAASRESLAVRLRLYNLQSLYSGVVSLVSAVGTALVVWVAANQVLAGELTVGELVLFTSYLASLYDPINSISQTYGMTQWAQVGVMRVFEILDIERDLPEGTKTFPTVGAKGEIVWDNVSFDYLPDQPTLKHINLRVQVGKKVAIVGPTGAGKSTLVSLLPRFYDPQVGRVTIDGVDVREFQLKSLRRQIGMVLQPPIVFPLSFRENIAYGRPDAALSEVVSAARLARIHDLIVSTPQGYDTVVGERGATLSEGERQRLTIARAILLDAPILILDEPTSSVDAETEALIMEGLDRLTVGRTTLIIAHRLSTVRQADSIVVLRAGQIVEQGTFAELMSRRSAFAALYRTQFSLQGEK; encoded by the coding sequence ATGATAATATTCCTCGCCCGTAAAACTTTACGCTATCTTCTGCCCTATCGCTTACTATTTTTAGTGGCGATCGCGCAGGTGATTTTGCTGAATGCTTTGGAATTACTCAAACCTTGGCCCCTCAAGCTGATTATCGACAACGTACAAGTCGGCGGTCAGCCGCTACCGTGGGAATTTTTAAAAGGCTTGTCCCGCGAGCAGCTACTTTTGGCGATCTGTATCGGACTGGTGCTGATTTATCTACTTTGGGGTAGTCTGTCACTATTACATAACTACACAACTATTAGCATCGGTCAGCGCATGGTCAACGATCTGCGCGGTGACCTCTACAGCCACTTACAATGCCTTTCTCTAGCTTTTCACAATCGCCAGCAGGTAGGAGACTTACTTTACCGCATCGCTACCGATACCTACGCAATTCAAAGCTTGACGATGAACACTGCGATCCCCATCCTCTCAGCAGTGGTGTTTTTGGTGGGGATGTTTGTCATCATGGTGCAGCTCGATCCGTTACTGACTTTCTTAGCGCTGAGCGTTTGTCCGGCTTTGTTTATCACGCTATCGCTGTTAAATCGCCCGATTAACAAAGCAGCAACTCAATCTCACCAACAAGAGAGCGTGGTTTATTCGCTCGTGCAGCGGAATATCTCTGCTATGCGGATCATCCAGGCGTTTACCAGAGAAGATGAAGAACACAGCAAGTTCATGGCGGCGAGTCGGGAGAGCTTAGCAGTGCGCTTGCGGCTTTACAATCTACAAAGTCTTTACTCTGGGGTAGTAAGTTTAGTTAGCGCCGTGGGTACTGCCTTAGTCGTGTGGGTTGCTGCCAATCAAGTATTGGCTGGTGAATTGACTGTGGGCGAGTTGGTGTTGTTTACCTCTTATCTTGCCTCGCTTTACGACCCAATTAATAGTATTAGTCAAACCTACGGAATGACTCAGTGGGCGCAGGTGGGCGTGATGCGAGTGTTTGAAATTTTGGATATCGAGCGAGATCTGCCAGAGGGAACTAAAACATTCCCTACAGTTGGAGCTAAGGGAGAAATTGTTTGGGATAATGTCAGTTTCGATTATCTGCCCGACCAACCGACGTTGAAACACATTAATTTGCGCGTGCAGGTAGGGAAGAAAGTGGCAATTGTCGGTCCCACGGGAGCGGGAAAATCGACTTTAGTTAGCCTGTTACCTCGCTTTTACGATCCGCAAGTTGGTCGAGTTACGATTGATGGAGTTGACGTACGAGAGTTTCAACTGAAATCCTTGCGCCGTCAGATTGGCATGGTACTTCAGCCGCCGATCGTCTTTCCCCTCAGCTTTCGGGAGAATATCGCCTACGGTCGCCCTGATGCCGCGCTGTCAGAGGTCGTGTCTGCTGCGCGTCTTGCCCGAATTCACGATTTAATTGTCAGTACGCCCCAAGGATACGACACGGTAGTAGGGGAGAGGGGAGCGACTCTTTCAGAAGGGGAAAGACAACGCTTGACGATCGCCCGGGCAATCTTACTAGACGCACCTATTTTAATCTTGGACGAACCCACCTCCTCAGTGGATGCCGAAACTGAAGCACTGATTATGGAAGGGTTAGACCGACTCACAGTCGGACGGACAACCTTAATTATTGCCCACCGACTCTCAACCGTGCGTCAAGCTGATTCGATTGTCGTGTTACGAGCTGGGCAGATTGTCGAACAAGGTACATTTGCCGAATTGATGAGTCGGCGAAGTGCATTTGCGGCGCTCTACCGTACCCAGTTCAGTTTACAGGGGGAGAAATAA
- a CDS encoding glycosyltransferase gives MSLRIAIAGLAGTYPFGGMFWHYLQYLLGLQRLGHDVLYIEDTGKWCYDPIAKTFVEDGSKNAGFLARELAVLNESLSDRWFFRDVTGKTYGRPWHDVVEFCRSADLLLHISAGHWMREENFTNAKVILIDTDPLYTQAGLLTGSPAEVAARVAWWQEHHDVFFSFGENIGATDCKVPCESFDWIPTRQPIVLDCFDRAAVPVTERRPVLTTVASWEPKEKGPIVNGVAYTGKSSEFERYMDLPSHSPLPLELALSGSAPVERLQESGWIVCDGYEVSHNPWVYRDYLAHSFGEWSIAKNAYVASQSGWFSCRTASYLALGVPVILQDTGFSKTIPTGEGLLTFTTTAQAAEAIEQLKTNPQRHAKAAREIAQEYFDSDKVLTNLLEKAGSQ, from the coding sequence ATGTCGCTGCGGATTGCGATCGCTGGTTTGGCTGGGACGTATCCCTTCGGGGGCATGTTTTGGCATTACTTACAATACTTACTCGGATTGCAACGGCTCGGTCACGATGTCCTATATATAGAAGATACGGGGAAATGGTGTTACGACCCGATTGCGAAAACATTTGTTGAGGATGGGTCGAAAAACGCTGGCTTTTTAGCGCGAGAACTAGCCGTTTTAAACGAGAGTTTGAGCGATCGCTGGTTTTTTCGCGATGTAACTGGCAAAACCTACGGTCGTCCTTGGCACGATGTCGTCGAGTTCTGCCGCAGTGCCGACCTGTTACTCCACATTTCTGCTGGGCATTGGATGCGCGAGGAAAACTTTACCAATGCCAAAGTCATATTAATCGATACCGATCCTTTATACACCCAAGCCGGACTGCTGACTGGTTCCCCTGCGGAAGTCGCAGCCCGCGTTGCTTGGTGGCAGGAACATCACGACGTTTTCTTCAGCTTTGGAGAAAATATAGGCGCTACTGATTGTAAAGTTCCCTGCGAATCGTTTGACTGGATACCCACACGCCAACCAATAGTATTAGACTGCTTCGACCGAGCAGCCGTACCAGTCACAGAGCGGCGACCCGTACTAACAACCGTTGCATCGTGGGAACCAAAAGAAAAGGGTCCAATAGTAAATGGCGTTGCTTATACCGGAAAAAGTAGCGAATTCGAGCGCTACATGGATTTACCATCTCACAGTCCGCTACCACTCGAATTAGCTTTAAGTGGTTCTGCCCCAGTCGAGAGGCTGCAAGAATCCGGTTGGATTGTGTGCGATGGCTACGAAGTTTCCCACAACCCTTGGGTCTACCGAGATTATCTCGCTCATTCCTTTGGCGAGTGGAGTATTGCTAAGAACGCTTATGTTGCCAGTCAAAGCGGCTGGTTTTCTTGTCGTACAGCCAGCTACCTTGCCCTTGGCGTACCAGTCATTTTACAAGATACAGGATTTAGCAAAACTATTCCTACTGGGGAAGGGCTATTGACATTTACGACAACAGCTCAAGCAGCAGAGGCAATCGAGCAATTAAAAACCAACCCGCAGCGACACGCCAAAGCCGCCAGAGAAATCGCCCAAGAGTATTTTGACTCGGATAAGGTGCTGACGAATTTGCTCGAAAAAGCAGGGAGTCAGTGA
- a CDS encoding ABC transporter permease, which produces MSLSPVELLVLTFHSLRSNPLRSALTALGVFMGVAAVSATLQVGSISRIVIAQRLAERDAPQIMVGLNWQAGSNLSAQMSLADLEFFRQRLSGLRASSGAAWVGSAETIFQTEEASPQMMAVTPDFLLTLGRPLEAGRFFTGADFANYRPVVAIDRFLADKLFKDGQAVGQRLYANDRPYVVVGVVPTKMQENATPEGQLLVPLPVYSSLTGSRAIDTIQLRPRRIEDLEAFGNRVQQLLAQRFPGRSYWAWNNVEDIIQQQKIMQLASQALTVMGAISLLVGGVGIANITIASVIERTPEIGLRRALGATQQDIMAQFILEVALLSLIGGTIALGTVHGIAVAVADTFNLPYQFEPSTASLALASALLVGMGAGFIPALRASQLDPVKALRSE; this is translated from the coding sequence ATGAGCCTTTCACCAGTCGAACTGCTAGTTCTCACCTTTCATTCTTTGCGCAGCAATCCCCTGCGTTCTGCTTTGACGGCGTTAGGGGTATTTATGGGTGTGGCTGCGGTCAGTGCTACGCTTCAAGTTGGTAGTATCAGCCGGATTGTTATTGCCCAACGATTAGCAGAAAGAGACGCGCCTCAGATTATGGTAGGACTCAATTGGCAAGCAGGCAGCAACTTGAGCGCTCAAATGAGCCTAGCAGATTTAGAATTTTTCCGCCAACGGCTCTCTGGTTTACGGGCGAGTAGTGGCGCAGCTTGGGTGGGTTCGGCAGAAACTATATTTCAAACTGAAGAAGCTAGTCCCCAGATGATGGCAGTGACCCCAGATTTTTTACTCACCTTGGGTAGACCGTTGGAAGCAGGACGGTTCTTTACTGGTGCTGATTTCGCTAACTACCGACCTGTGGTTGCGATCGATCGCTTTCTGGCGGATAAGTTATTTAAAGATGGTCAAGCAGTCGGACAACGCCTTTATGCTAACGATCGACCCTACGTAGTAGTGGGAGTCGTACCAACTAAAATGCAGGAAAACGCAACACCTGAAGGACAATTGTTAGTACCGCTACCAGTTTATAGTTCTCTTACAGGTAGCCGTGCTATCGATACGATTCAGCTTCGTCCTCGCCGGATTGAAGACCTTGAAGCTTTTGGCAATCGAGTTCAGCAACTCTTAGCACAACGTTTTCCAGGGCGAAGTTATTGGGCTTGGAACAATGTAGAAGATATCATTCAACAACAAAAAATTATGCAGCTAGCCTCCCAAGCGCTAACTGTAATGGGTGCTATTTCCCTGCTGGTAGGAGGTGTGGGTATTGCCAATATTACGATCGCTTCAGTGATAGAACGCACTCCAGAAATTGGTTTGCGTCGGGCTTTGGGAGCAACTCAGCAAGATATTATGGCGCAATTTATTTTAGAAGTTGCACTTTTAAGTTTAATCGGCGGGACGATCGCCCTAGGGACGGTGCATGGAATTGCTGTTGCAGTCGCCGATACATTTAACTTACCCTACCAATTTGAACCCAGTACGGCAAGTCTAGCGCTAGCTTCAGCTTTACTAGTCGGTATGGGTGCTGGTTTTATTCCTGCTCTCCGTGCCAGCCAACTCGATCCGGTCAAAGCTTTGCGCTCGGAATAA
- a CDS encoding GNAT family N-acetyltransferase, whose product MSTLPSGCNLRPANAKDTWAIRKLVLSAKLDPTQLRWQQFSVVECNGRVVACGQLRAFAGAQELGSLVVASNWRGKGLGTYLVEYLIEQATQPLYLECLGRKLAEFYTRFGFVAVTWKELPRSLKFKFALSDLAAKIGVPVTIMRYSKL is encoded by the coding sequence ATGTCTACTCTACCATCGGGATGCAATCTTCGCCCCGCCAATGCTAAGGATACTTGGGCGATTCGGAAGTTGGTGCTATCGGCAAAACTCGACCCGACGCAGTTACGCTGGCAACAATTTTCAGTCGTTGAATGCAACGGACGAGTAGTTGCTTGCGGGCAGTTACGGGCTTTTGCTGGGGCGCAAGAATTGGGTAGTTTAGTGGTTGCCTCTAACTGGCGGGGTAAAGGTTTGGGAACATACTTGGTGGAATATTTAATTGAACAAGCAACTCAGCCGCTTTATTTAGAATGCTTGGGGCGTAAACTAGCAGAATTTTATACTCGCTTTGGTTTTGTTGCAGTTACATGGAAAGAATTACCGCGATCGCTCAAATTTAAGTTTGCTTTGTCTGACTTGGCAGCGAAAATCGGTGTTCCTGTAACAATTATGCGTTATTCAAAGCTGTAG
- a CDS encoding polyphosphate kinase 2 family protein — protein MANSKSAKKSAAHIDKTTAKETAKVARVMSPETVVADELPPKPDYPRYRVTPNEPIQLSQIDPDTCESYQSKKEIEAELEYYCDRLSLLQERLYAEQQRSLLIVLQAMDTGGKDGTIKHVFQGINPQGCRVWSFKNPSQEELSHDFLWRYHQRTPQRGMINIFNRSHYEDVLIVRVKQLVPEAVWQKRYHSINEFEQMLILNNISIIKFFLHISKDEQKRRLEKRLEDPDKRWKFSINDVNERKLWDDYQQAYEDAINYCSTEYAPWYVVPANKKWYRNLVIARAIADTLEAMNPQYPAAAQDLENIIIPD, from the coding sequence ATGGCAAACTCAAAATCGGCAAAAAAATCTGCTGCTCATATTGACAAAACTACAGCTAAAGAGACAGCAAAAGTTGCTCGCGTTATGTCTCCAGAGACAGTTGTAGCAGACGAGTTACCACCAAAACCCGACTATCCCCGCTATCGCGTCACTCCCAACGAACCAATTCAATTAAGTCAAATCGACCCAGATACTTGTGAAAGCTATCAGAGCAAGAAAGAGATAGAGGCAGAATTAGAGTATTATTGCGATCGCCTAAGTCTATTACAAGAACGCCTATACGCCGAGCAGCAGCGCAGTCTGCTCATCGTATTGCAAGCAATGGATACTGGTGGTAAAGACGGCACAATTAAACATGTTTTTCAAGGGATTAATCCTCAAGGTTGTCGAGTTTGGTCTTTTAAAAATCCCAGCCAAGAAGAATTGAGCCATGATTTTTTGTGGCGATACCATCAGCGGACACCGCAAAGAGGCATGATTAATATCTTTAATCGTTCTCACTATGAAGATGTACTAATCGTGCGCGTTAAACAACTCGTCCCGGAAGCAGTATGGCAGAAAAGATATCACAGCATTAATGAATTTGAACAAATGCTGATTTTAAATAATATCAGTATTATTAAGTTTTTTCTACATATTTCTAAAGACGAACAAAAACGGAGATTGGAAAAGCGGCTGGAAGATCCAGATAAGCGATGGAAATTTTCTATTAACGATGTCAATGAACGCAAATTATGGGATGATTACCAACAAGCTTATGAAGATGCAATTAATTATTGCTCTACAGAGTATGCGCCTTGGTATGTCGTTCCGGCAAATAAGAAGTGGTATAGAAACTTAGTTATTGCTCGGGCGATCGCCGATACGCTAGAAGCAATGAATCCACAATATCCAGCAGCAGCGCAAGATTTAGAAAATATCATTATTCCCGATTAA